A window of Plantibacter sp. PA-3-X8 genomic DNA:
GGTCGCCGTGGCGCTCGTCCTCGGTCTCGTCGTCGACCGGGTCGCAGCGGCGCGTCGTCGTCGTCGCGAGCGCTCGGAGGCCGCTGCCGGGGCGAGTGGGGCCGAGGAGGCGGAGGCGGACGACCACCCCGTCCTGGTGCTGGTGGGAGAATGACGACCATGGATCGCACGTCGCCCGGCATCACTCGTCGGACCGTCATCCTCATCGTCCTCGCGGGCGTCGGAGTTGTCCTGCTCAGTGTCCTCGTGCCGATCCAGAGCCTCCTCTACGGCACCGTGCTCCCGGCGTCGTTCCTCCTCGGAGCCGCGATCTGCGGGGCACCGGTCCTCTCCGTGGTCCTTCCGCGCGTCGCGATCGCGCTGTTCGCCGCCGCCGCGTTCGTGCTCCCGCTCATCGCCTCGGCCGATCACGACCCGGTCTGGCCGTGGCCGTGGTCCGTACCCGCGCTCATCGCGTTCGCCGTCCTCGTCGGGGCCGTCACCTTCCTGCACGGCTGGTTGCCGGGGCTCATCACCCTGCTCGTGAACATCGCCGGCTCGCTCGTCGCAGCGCTGCTCGTGCCGTCCGCCGCCGACCCGACCGCCATGGCCGCCGACCTCATCGTCGCGTCCTCCATTGCCGCCGTGGCGTTCCTCGTCGCGCTCCTCGTCTCCGGGCGCGTGCGCATCGGCGAGGAGCTCACCCGGGAGCGCCAGGTCTCGGCCACCGAGCAGTCGCGGCGGCTGCTCGTCGAGGAGCGCACGCGGATCGCCCGCGAGCTGCACGACGTCGTCGCACACAGCATGTCCGTGATCCAGGTGCAGGCCTCGACCGCCAAGTACCGGGTGCCCGGCCTCGCGGACGAAGCCACGGCGGAGTTCGACGACATCGCAGCGACCGCCCGGGCGTCGCTCGTGGAGATGCGTCGCCTGCTCGGCGTCCTGCGGACCGAGGACCAGGTGGCCGAGTTGACGCCGCAGCAGGGCATCGCCGATCTCCCGGCGCTCGCGGAGAGCCTGCGCCGGGTGGGCGCCGACATCACCCTCCAGGTGACCGACACCGACGGCGCCGAGGTCCCGCCGTCTGTGCAGATCGCCGCCTTCCGCATCGTCCAGGAGGGCATGAGCAACGCGGTACGGCACGCGCCCGGCGCACCGGTCGCCGTGGACGTCCGGGTCGACGACGCCGCGGTGCACCTGCGCATCCACAACGGAGCGTCCCGGTCGGCTGGTGAACACGGAGCCGGACACGGCCTGCGTGGCATGCTGGAGCGCGCGGAACTCCTCGGCGGCGGCTTGAGCGCCGGGCCGGACGGTGAGGGCGACTGGCTCGTCGTCGCCACGTTGCCGGTCGCCGTGTCGTCCGAGCCACGGACCTCGACACCCTCGTCCCCCTCCCGACCCGTCTCCACGAAGGATCGCCCGTGACCATCG
This region includes:
- a CDS encoding sensor histidine kinase: MDRTSPGITRRTVILIVLAGVGVVLLSVLVPIQSLLYGTVLPASFLLGAAICGAPVLSVVLPRVAIALFAAAAFVLPLIASADHDPVWPWPWSVPALIAFAVLVGAVTFLHGWLPGLITLLVNIAGSLVAALLVPSAADPTAMAADLIVASSIAAVAFLVALLVSGRVRIGEELTRERQVSATEQSRRLLVEERTRIARELHDVVAHSMSVIQVQASTAKYRVPGLADEATAEFDDIAATARASLVEMRRLLGVLRTEDQVAELTPQQGIADLPALAESLRRVGADITLQVTDTDGAEVPPSVQIAAFRIVQEGMSNAVRHAPGAPVAVDVRVDDAAVHLRIHNGASRSAGEHGAGHGLRGMLERAELLGGGLSAGPDGEGDWLVVATLPVAVSSEPRTSTPSSPSRPVSTKDRP